In Setaria viridis chromosome 5, Setaria_viridis_v4.0, whole genome shotgun sequence, the genomic stretch GAGATTGTTTACTCTGTTACTCTGCGTCGGCGATGACTTCTGTGTACTATCAAGTATTGAAGTTTCTGTTTGGCGGCAGAGCAGTTGAGTATTACGTAGCCTGACATAAGCGCCCATTACCTAACCGGAATTGTTTAACACTAGCAGTTTTTTTCTGGAGCAAAGTCTGACATTGGGTCTGAATCCATCGTGTCAGGCTAGGAGAGCGCTTCGAGCGCTCAGGTCGCTCGTCAAGATCCAGGCGCTGGTGCGGGGCTACCTGGTGAGGAAGCAGGCGGCCATGACGCTGCACAGATTGCAGACGCTCATGCGGCTGCAGGCTGACTCCATCGCCGTCAAGAATGCTTCGTACCGgaaatccgtggaacaagtaaTCAAGATGTTTCGCTTTGCTTTGCGGCATCACTGACGATTTTTGTGTCAATGAAGTTGCATGGCTTGGAACCTGGAATTTTGATTGGTTTGTATGCTCCGTTTTGTCATGCAGGAGAGGATCTTCGCTCAGGAAGTCCGGATGAagccgccgtcgacgccggcgcACCGGCGGAGGCTGTCCGACAGCACGGAATCCAACTACGAGCGCAGCCCGCGGATCGTGGAGATGGACACGTGCCACCTCCGCTCCCGATCCTCCCGGATGACCAGCCGGTACAACCCGGACCACCCGTCCGAGTACTCCCGCCTcgcggcgccgacgccgtcgtGCTCGCCGCTGCCCGGCGGCAAGCAGCAGCCGGCGCGGCTCTCATTCGGACGGAGCGCCGGCCACGAGCGCGACCCCCGGGGCTCCAAGACGGCGCAGAACACGACCCGGTTCGCGCCGTCCCACGACTCCTCGCCCGCCAATAGCGTCGAGCACAGCCTGGCCAGCAGCCGCACGCCGCTGCGCGCCTCGCAGTGGGACCGGGACGCGCTCGTCAGCCCGCGGTACATGGCCGGCACCGCGTCCTCCGCTGCGCGGACGCGGTGCCACAGCGCGCCCAGGCAGCGGCTGAcgacgctgccgccggccgaggCGCCGGGGGCGAGCGTGGCGGCACGGGCCGGGACGTCGAGGAGGCCGTGCTCGcatgcgcgcggcggcgggctctgCTCGCAGTGCTCGGACGCGGCCCGGACGCCCGACTGCTCCGTGATCAGCGTCAGCGATGAGGTGGCCAGAGACTACTACCTGGACAGCTTCTGGTGATCACACGATCGACGTGATGCAAAGCTGCTGTTTGTGTTCAGATTGTAGTCAAGTTTATCCAGATTTGTACATAGTTCTAGTAGATGATAAAGCATCTAGCAGGCCAACACGGATCGGGAAGGAGGAACGAAGTTTTTCTTCTTgtgcaaagtttttttttcataatctcctgaagaaaaagagaacacGAGACATGAACTGTATAGTGGCTAACTAGTTGCCAGCGCCCAGAGTTTTAAAGGAAATTTACTGTGGCTAATTAGTGGTTTTACTGTTTGCTTTGCGTGTTGAAGTGTTGCCATGTGAAGGATGAAGATAACGGCCATTGTCAGACAGTGGTACCGGCAATCTAGTTATTGAGGTGCAGTGCATGCGCATCTGCTTATGTTGACCCGTACGGAGAGGCCTGTGACACGGGGTGGTCGTGCTTTGGTTCAAATGTTAGGACACTTGAAACTGAGACATAGCCCTGTGTAATACTTGGagggtggagcaggagtgcagGACTGCATAGCCCTGTGTAGTACTTGGAGGGTGGAAGACTAAAACTGAAACATATCCTGATATCCATGCTGTAGCCTGTAAGCCTGAAAGTGAAAGTTCATGCTCATCCAAGCTGAGGCTAGTTCACTGAATCACTGGTGTGCCGCTATGCCTGTATTTTCTCCAGAAACCACAGTTATAGTTCCACTAACTACTCTGCTCTGCATTTGCTTGGTTTTCTACCTAGCCATCGTTTTCTATCTTTTTGTAAAATTGCAGTAGCATTCGAGTACTAAACCTGGAAGGATGGTTGTAGCATCTTAGTCATCTACCATTGGCCACTCGCATAATGAAATAGCGATGGAGTCAGTGCAACTCTGCAGCTTGCTTCATTTCCGAAGCTTGATGCTATGCTCATTGCGGTGGATGCTGGAGCAAGGATTTGTTCTTGCTCGAACAGGGTACGGCGTGGGCTCTCTCTGCCACTGAAGAACCCAACTGCCCAAAGCTTGAAAACATTATGGAGAAAAGGGCAGTGTGACAAAATGTATACACTCTACAGCTAGGGAGAAAAAGTAGTACTAAATATATTATCACGAGGCGTTTCCCCAGCTGTGGAGCTTCGAATAGTTTATACTCCATCCATTCTAAAttttaggttgttttagcttttttattcCAAAgctgaacggagggagtagcaaggATGTAAGatcatcttttttttgaaagatcagTAAGATTTCTTCTCTTTAAACTGTCAATGCTAACTGCTAAGAATGAGTTGCATGCGACCTCCGTGAATTCTGACTGCACCAGATGATTAGGTCCTTCAAATTAAGTTCGCTTTTATGGTTTTGTTTGTTTTCGGCCAGAGATCCAATCGAGATCTAAATTTTCAAGTAGGAACGACTAAATTGCATTCACGAGCTAAGTGGTCACGGGTCCATTAGCGCAGAAGAAACATGGAAAAAACCGTGCCCATCCGCCTGCTCTCTCTCCCATCCTCTCCCTTCGTTCTTAATCGCTGTAATTTTTTTGCCAGATCTTGGAGAAAAGGACGTGCTCTATTTCTACGGTATATGTCAGTTGCCAGGATGGGCCGAAAAGCACGAGTACGGGCTCAAAATACGTGGGTTGTCGCGGCTCGCGAGGCCGAAATGTGCCCTTTTCTCGCGATGACCATGTGTGTATGAACCACGTGCCTTTTCTTAATGATTTTGCCGTGGCTCCTATTTTCGTCTGattgatcaaatttaaatttgaccacaatttttttttattttttgagttTTAATATGTAAAGATGACATTCGCATCAACAGCACTATCCTAGTTCCACTACTCCACCAGTTTATGCTGATCTGCATCTTATATGTTCCTTAATGTTGTCACCATTATGTGTTTTTCCTTGCTAGTTCTGAACAAATAGCTGAAGAATTGTTTAAGATGACGAATTCTGTttcgcaaaaagaaaaaaagatgacgAATTCTGGACTTGTCGAGTTGATGAATGGCAGGTAAATAATCTGTATActttcttcctctctttctttacATGGTGTTGCGTGCCGTGAGCTACAGCGAAACTAGGATTACAGCCTGACCCACTCGGTCCCATCGATGAAGCTCAACGAGATGAACGGCTTGGCCTCGTCGTCGGTGAGCTCGCGCGACCACGCCACCCGGCCGGCGTAGCTCGCGCCCGGGCCCGTGCACTTGTACTGCCCATAGAACACCGTCCTGCAGCAACAACGAACACGGAGATGTTATAATTCCAAACATTTACATACGAGCCGAGTTTTTGATCGGCCAAGAAAAGTTCTGATCCGAGAACGCCATTGCCGTTTGGTTCTTGCGATCATAGGCCTCTGCTTTTTGCCCGTGTGGCTGTGGCGCCTGCGGGCAGTGGGAATCGAATCTAGAAAGCCGCAACGATCGCGACGAGATCcggagggccggccggccacccgtGCGATCGGATGATTCGGCCAGAATGGGAGCAGGTGAGTGCCTCCTTTGTCTGTACACAGCTTTATTCGATACCTACAGGTTACACCGCTACAGCAGGGCGTCTATATACGTGCAAAATAGTTGTTTGCTTCCCATTCCCATGCCGCAAAGCACCAAAAGCCATAGCGTCCGCAAGATGAGATTGCCCAAAGGCGTCGAAACATGGCGTGGCCGTTGAGCACTACCCGGCGAGCATGCCCCCGTCCGCTAGCCCCAGACGGCAATGGCATCGGCACGCGTGGGACTGTTAGCGGCAAAGGAAGGAGGAGGGCTTACAGCTCGCGGTTGGGGTCGCCCCAGTTGTACCACCCGCGCGGGATGATGATGTTGTCCATATAGGTGTAGGCGAAGACGACGCGGGAGAAGGTGCCCCAGGCGCGACCCAGGTAGAGCGCCCCCGACCCCGTCACCCGGCAGTTGACGAACGAGAACCCCGTGTCCTCCAGCATGCTCTGCCGGTTCTGCGCCGTCAGCGCCCCGTAGTCCCGCGCGATCGCGTGCACGTGGCAGTCCTGCACCAACATCCAGATCATCACCCGTTAATCCTCACTTGAATGAATTTACTAGCACATTGAACAAACAGGTCGGTGCTAATCCGAACGGGCAGCTTGCAGTTCTGCGCTGACAGGTTCAGTATAGTAGGGCGCAGGGGTTTCTGTTTCTCTGTGCGGTGATGCAGGCACCAGAGCCCGCAGCACGTCGCTGTCGCTCACGTCGCCCGCCCCGTGGGTGTAGTAGGGCCGCCggccggtgggcggtggcgaCTTGCGAGGTCGGGGGCGCAGCGCAAGCGGACACCAGCGAGAGGCCGCCGCGGGCAGGAGAGGTGCTTGATGACCGATTGACGACGGCGACCGCCATCTGCCGCCACGGAACAAAAGACTAGTCCTGTGCGCTGGAGTTTTTGCCGGGCCAATCGTGCACAGTTTGCTAGTGTCTGGTGTGTTGACTGTTGAGTCGTTGGCAGTGGATGGATGCATTGGCCGCTGCACGTTAGGGAAGCTGCAAATGTGTATCTAGACGGTTTGGGTTAAAAACGGGAGCTTGTAATTAAGCCAGAACTTAGTACGGTCTGGTCAGTACAGACCAAACCCTGGGTCTGGGTGTTCTGCTTTGTCCCGTGCGAATGATTGCGTCAGTCTACTATAAACCCCCCGAGTGTCAAGGCGCACGAAAAGGCTCTAATTAAACTGGCCCGTGCCTCTAGTGGTACTTCTTCCAGCCTTGAGTGCGCCGTGGAAGTTTGGGATCACATGTGCACAGCTATTTCTGAAAAACGTCAATCTACTTTCGTTTTCGTGGAAGCTTTACACTAGCATTTGGAGCCTCTGCTCTGTGTTGAGCTGGCGCAATTCTACCAACCTTTTCTGGCTGGCAACGTAGGCTGTGGGTTAAACCGCCTGAAATCCTGATTTGCACACCAGTAGCGGAGAAAGGACGCGCCCTCTGCGTAAATGTAGCAACGTTTTGCACAGAGACCACCGTTGAGGAAGAGAACGGCGGCGTACCTCGTACAGCGAGAGCGCGTTGCCGAAGATGAAGTCCACGGACCCTTCGATGTAGCACTCCTTGTAGTAGTGCCGGCCGGAGTGGTCATACAGCGTGTCCTGCGCGCCCAGGAACTTGCACCCCACGAACGCCGCGTTGTCCGCCGACACccgcagcgccaccgcctgctTCCCCGTCGCGCCCGGCTTCGGCACCGGCGACGTGTTCTGCGTACCATTCCGTGTCAGCGAGAAATCCGGCATGCCACGGTGCGGCAGAGCGTGCAGGTTGCATAGGACAAGCAGGCGCCGCAACGGCCAACGGGGCGGTAGTTACCTTGAAAGTGATGTTCCTGGCGAGGAAGTACTGCGCGTTCACGGCGAACGTCGCCGAGTTGAACGTGCCGAGGGGCCGCCCCTTGGGCCCCGTCGGCGAGTCCGCGGTGTCGCCCCACTGCACGATCGTGCTGTCtgcgccggcgccctccagcGTGATGAACGCGCGCATCGCCGAGATGGTCACCTTCTCCCTGCGATCAGGCGGTGCATGCACGATCATCACCAGAGCTCACAGGGTCGGTCAGTGTGCACACAACGCTACCAGCGGGCCGGGCGCGCGTACGTGTAGGTGCCGGCGTTGACCCTGATGACGACGCGGACGAGATTGATGGCCGGGAGCGAGTCGATGGCGGCCTGGATGGTCGTGAAGTCGCCGAACGCCGGGTTCTTGTCGACGACGAGCGAGTAGGACGGGaaggcgcgggcgagcgcgtgCTGGAACGTGCTGTGCCGGAGCGCCCCCATGTACCGCACCCACTCCATGAACTGCCGCTCGATCATCTCCGCCCGCGTCGCGTTCGCCGGGAAcggcgccgccgagccgccgccgccgcgccccggccGCATCCCGCGCGAGTGCCCTGCCACTCCGCACGGCGGCGCGAGGAGCGCCACGACCGCCACGGCAATGCAGGCCAAGAATCGCGCGCGTGGCATGGGCATTGCGGTGCCGTGATGgcaacgccgccgcgcgccgttaCCCACGGCCATCCCGGGCTTCGCGGAGAGTGGGGAAGCTGGAGGGGCGGCGTGGCAGGTCTGGTGAGGCGGGGGGAGGCCGAAAGGGTTGTGGGGAGAATTTAAGGGGGGGAGATACGATCGATCACGGGAAAGAAGAGAACAGAAATGGAATGGAGGACTGGCGCAAGTCGAGCAAAGTCACGAGCTGCGGTTGCGAAGAGCGGTTGGTACGCCGGTGTGGCCCGTGGCGCgtggcgccgcgcgccgccgaagCGCAGGGCGTACGCGCCATGCATGTGTTGGGTCTCAGTTCCTCGTGCCGTTGGCGTCTAGGGCCGAGCCCGGCCTTCCAGGTGATGGCGACTTCTGCGCGCAGAGCGAGGGCACGAGAATTTAGCTAGTCCTCTGACAGGAATTTTCTTGGAGAGATCAGATAAGGTCCTCTTTGGGATTTGGTGCATGTTCGCGTTTCATTCTGATTTGTTAATCATTTTGTGGGTATTTGTGTGTGTGCTTTAGTTGGAATAGCACACTTTTTAAAATCTCTTCTCATTTCGTTGGTTCGTACTGCATGCGTGGTGGGGGGGAGGATATATGCAAAGGGCAAAATGCAGCAGCTCCACATTTTGGTTGCTTTGAGACAAATGTAAGGTCATTTGTTATACTTAGAAATATAGTATCAAGAAGTACACAAAATGTAACCTAACCTCATCCAGAAGTAACAGTACTTCTTAAAATTATAATCAGTGATACGTTTTCACGGATAGTAGAAAAACTGAACAAATTATAAAGAAACGGGTTCAATTTGTCCCAGGAAATCTCGCATGTCAAATGAGACAATGCAGTTTGTCCTGAAAAATGAAAAGGACATTTTGTGTGATGTAAATGATTTGTGTCTGTGAGCAAGTTATCTCATCATAACTGCTAATATTTATTATGGGGGGAAACTACTTGAAGTTTATATGCCGGTCCATCAATATTTTGCTGGGATTGCCTTTTCAAATATGTGGATTATGTTTCTTTCTCAATAAAAATTAGTCACGTTTTCTTACATTGCATCTACGTAAAATTAATCAGAGGCCTGAAATGAAGGAAATAATAATCGGTTGACTCAAATATGAAAACAAATAAATCAATATGACAATTTGATAATTACTTTGGCAAATATTATTTGCACTATCATATTTATAGCCTAagtctttccaaaaaaaatctaTAGGTTAAGAGCATCCCTAGCAGATCCCTTTCCTAATATCTTATAGACCATATCCGCGTACAGGTGGTTGGTGTTGCAAcaataattttacaataacCTTATCCCCTCAATATTTCCCTTATCGTATGGGACATACCCATCTGCAATTCGCTCTTCCCCCCTCTTTATTCTTCCTCCCTACGACGagggaaaaaatagaaaaataagtGCACCATATGCCTTTTTAGAAAATGAATATCTtatgtcctgtttggatccatcaaCTAAAGCttagctagctaaatttagTTGATTTGGATCAAACATGTCAGCTAAAACTCCTCCCGGCTAAAAAATCCTTTAGCTTCCACCTAGCTAAACCAACTAAAACTGTTCAAAGACCAAAATACCCATATGAGTTCGGAGAAATTACCCACTATCACAGAAGCATTAACTTTCACTCCTCTCGATCCAGTTTTTCCGCAAGCCACCCCCTCCACCACGCCACACCCGTCAGACTTCCCGATCCCCTTTTCTTCTCCGCTCCGCCCGTCCCTCACCTGCCATCGCGCCACCCCATCCCACCTCCACTGCCAATAGATCTCTGCCTGCGCAAGATGGTTTGCCCAGAGGATGTCGTTGTCGATGACGTCTCATTTTGGGAAGCCGTGCACTTCGATCGGACTTAGATGGCGTCAACAGTACCCAGACAGGCATCCCCATTAGAGgtcgcggcggccgtggccatGTGCCAGCCGTGGCGCCCCAGCTGGTGGTGGCGCTAGTGCCGGCCATGTCTCCAGTGCCGGTCATGGTGACAGTGCGGCGCCGCCCCATCCTCTTGCAGTGCACCTTATTGGGCTCCTTGACCGATCAGCCAAACTTCAAGTGCCGCTGGTGGGCATGGCCGTTCATGCTGCAACTTTAGAGTCTTATGGTGCCTCACCGGAAGAAGAAGACAATGTCGAAGAGGTTGTTGGCCATGGAAATCAGGTGAGAAAGTGGATCGAAACTTAAGTTGCAGTGTACGTGGTTGATAGATTGTTAGTGTGTTAATTGTCAATTGCTTCTGTTTGACAAATGCTAGTGCCTCACAAATGAATGGGTTATGAGAACCCTTGAGAATCCAACATCTTTCATTTGAGAAAGTGCTCTTGGAGATATGGACTTTGACATGTGCGATCAAGATGAAAACTTTGTGCCAATGGCATCGTCCTCTTCATCTCAACCAAGAGGGGTCTACAATCATCAAGGTGATGAAGATAGAAACATGAACACTTTTTGTGACCAActtgccgatgctttgtttgcCATGAGGGAGTGAGTGTGATAGGATATTTGTATGCACTTTGGATATATTAAAATTTGTTTGAATTTGCATGAACTATGAACGTTTGCATTTTTTCCCTTTGAAAGAACGCTCTCTATTTTCCCTGTACTCTGTGCGACAAACTACAGAGCAACAAGACTTCTAGTGATCAACAGAGTAGCGCCAATAGCGATAAACAGAGTAACGCCAACAGGAAACGGAGCAGAGGTAAAGAGACCTTTGGTGCTGAAACACAAACAGAACAGGTCGCGTTGGCGTCAAAGATGGTTGAGATAAATGTGTAATTAATGAAGGGTAGCATGATCATTTACTTTCAACAACTAGCATTTAGCTAGGATCCAAAACACCCCCAAACTAAATTTGGGGTAGCTAAAGAAAAATTATTAAATTTTAACTTATTAgctaactaaagtttagttgggtggatccaaacaggaccttgaGAGCATCATTTTGCCCCATTAATCCCCTTTGGAACCTGAGCGTCACCGCCGAAACTCTGGCGACTCAAGCAGATGCCACCGGAGAACCATCAGCACGTTTGGTTTGGAGATCGACTTCGTCCGGCACAGGTTGGTCCGTCATGCGCTCGCCCAGTGTTTTTCTAGGAAGGGACTCATCGTCTATATTTGCTTTGTTGTTGGCTTGTGAGAGTGCTACGCGGAAACATATCCATGACACACGACTTGAATCCGCTACTCAAACCAAATGACTCGATTAGCTTAGGATGCAGGATCGGATGATTCCTGACCGGATGCATGATCTTGCAAACCAAACACGCTGCAATGCCTGAATGCCTGATTGCCTGCACTCTTCAAGAGCTACACTTCTTCCATGACCTCCGTAAACATTCCCACCTTTTCCAAGATGCGCATGCCTACATGCACTCTCTAGAACCTCTCTGTATGAATTGAAAGTTTAGGTGGATACACACATGCAGAATTTCAACTGTAGCTCCCTTGTAAATTGTAATGCGTCCAGCGCGCCGATCTGTCGCACTGTTCGtttcgtcgccgccggcggcggccgcggcccgtGACCGCGACCCCGTGAGCCCTCTCCGGGGTAAACACCGAAATGTTGCGGCATCCGGGGAAACGCAGGCAGGCGACCAGGCCTGCTTTGGGCAGCGATGCCGCGGCGGCTGCTTTTGCGATCACGGCCGCTGTATCGGCCAAGCGCGGTCTGGCTTTACAGGTTGTGGCCGAGGCCTGGGACAAGAGGACAACGGCGACGCGTGTCGGCGCCCACACGCCGCGTGTGTTCTTTACTACTAGGAAGTAGCCTACCAACGTCCAAGGCACGGTGCTCGACCATGCAGCCGCGATCAAAGTTCTCTGGACTGGGCAGACGACACTCCGTCGTGTCAAGCATGCACGATCAGATATTTGCGTGCACATTGATGGCAGTCTGGCTGTGCTACAGCTCGAATTTGAGCTCCCCCTTGCTGCTTCAATTCTTCGCCCACCAAACGTACCTGATCGTTCAGTTATAGCAGGTTTAATGTAATAATGTGGGGTTTGatttgccaccaccaccagcattTCTTCGTGATCCGTACCTTTTTGAGTTGGCCGGTGGTTTGGATCTCTGAGTGGAGAAGTTCCGCTCTCTCTTTTCTTAAGCACTTGCTAAGCATCGGTCTCATCTTCTTGCCTTATGCGTAATTGCATTGCTTTGCGAAAAGACTAGGACAGTCTCCGTCCATTCGTGACGCAGTGGACCTTCCCAATCGCAGCCACGagtttgtggtggtggtgatggcgacAGCCGACAGGGTGCTCGTACAGCATCAGGATCACTGCGGTCCACCAGAGGAGCAAAGGGATGTTAGATCACCAGCTTTGGCATCTTGCATGCAATCGCTCCCGTTGCGGTAAGAGTCTAGAAGCGAGCGATCAGCGGTGGATTCGGTGGGGGTGCCGATCGGCCGGTCGCGTGCTTCCTCTCGCGTCAGCGATCAGCCCGATCGAGATGATCATTAGTGTAATAAAAGCCGCCGGCCGGGCCCCCCGTCATCTACCAACCTCTTGTGTCAGTTTGCGGCGCTGGGTTCGCGCATTGAGtgggtggtggactggtggtggaggtggtacGCGAGGGGCAAAGGCAGCAGCCATCATGGCGATGAGGTTTGCAAGCAATTCAGTGCAACGTCGGCCGGTTGCTGTTTGAATACTAGCGTTTGGCGATGAGGTTTGCAAGCAATTCAGTGTAACGTCAGCCGGTTGCGGTTTATAATAGCGTTTGCGTGACAGGGAGAGTGCTGAAACCGATGGCTCCAGTCTCCAGCAAAGGAGCCGTACGCAAATGCTGATCGATGAATGATGAATGGCGTTTAATCTTTTTGTTCCCTTTCGTTTCCATAGTTTACGTTTGCCAGCCGGGCCACATGATCGGATGGGTGAACAAGCAAATTTGGAAATGCTAGACCTTGGTGCACAAACCGAACACATGAAAAGACTTGGACCTCTCCTTGGTAGTATCTCGCAAAAGTCGCCATATAGGATCATCAGGTCATCTctttgatgttttttttttcacaaatcaCAACAATCAGACAATCTGATGCCACTTTTAATCTCTGAATGCTGCAATCTTCAGCAAGACCTAATGCTCCATTACCTGCCATCGCATCTAACAAACTCTCAGAATCAGGATCAGTGACCATAAATAACCATAGGGCACTCGATGCAACAAAATGTCCATTAGCATCACGGCAAGGGGGCTTCTATATGGCTTGTGGAAGCCAGGTAAGCCTCATGGCTTTAAAGCCCATCAAGCTAAAATTGAAATTTAATGTCAACATTTTAGCATagtagattcaacattttaaaaaaattagatcaacatttaaaaataatagattcaacattttccgAAGCATGTATCAACATTTTGTAGAAAGTTATTGTGCTCAACATTTTTCGTAGCTTATTTCAACATATGAAAAGAACGAATTCAACATTTTACAAAATAAAGTTCAACATTTTTGAGAtcctattttttcttcttcttcctcgaagTCGGCAACTGTAGAGGCGGTGCGTGGTGGAGCACCGAGCCGCGGCAGACGGGCGGCATGCGGGCCGGCGACAGCGCGGGTCCGGCGCGCCCGCAGGGCCAGCGATCGGTGACGAGTGCAGGGGCGGCGGGTCTGGGGGCGTCGAGGGCGTACTCGGGCCGGCGGCAAGCTAAGGGGGCAGCGATGGcgtggccggaggcggcggcgtctaTAGGGGCAGGACTGTAGGAGCTAGgattggaggagaagaagaattcAACGGATAAAAATTGTGTGCACAAATCTCAGACGATGGAAGTGTGGGGGATATAACCCTCGGGTACCACTCGGATGGGCCTAGCTGCCCTCAAAGAGGGTGCCATGGCCCATACGAGGGGGACTCGGGATAGGCGTAcagatcaagatgaaggatagGCATCAAGACATATAGTTACAGATATGCATGTTTAGATATGTAAAGAGATAACTTGTACCAAAAGGTAGTAGatttccttgtaaccgactaggattagatcgaaTCAGATCTGTAACCCTGTCCCGcggactatataagggcggtagggacccccctcaaaaaccCAAGTCATATTCGATATGCTACATGCTGAGAATACAACCCCGatcacaggatgtagggtattacaccaatCTGGTGGCCCAAACCTGGTAAAGTCCCATGTGTCCTTGTGTTCATCCATCTAGCTCTAGGTGTGGTGATCCCCTCCAcacaatctactaccttggtcTACCCCGTGGTGGACTGCCGAACTATTTCCCTGACAGTtggcgtgctaggtaggggttCGCCGTGTTAGTTGGCGAGCTTGGTGGATGCTATCAAGATCTCGAAGAGCTGCATCATCTTCACCAAGATAGGAATGACAATTGCCTTCTGGGGTTATCACGCTGCCTCCACCGCCAGCGATAGTACGGCCAACCACTCGGTCCCTCTTAGGGGCCAGCTTCTCATCGGGGAGGTGCCTTGCATCATCCCCAATCCCTCGATTGAGAAGATCGAAACCTCTGATCGGGCTACAGCACCGGTCGTGGGTGACTCGGGTTTGGCTAACAGATCCAATCTGATTGGCAACCAGGCCCAGGCTAACTGAGTAATCCTTGGCAGGCCGCAGCAGACGAGGAACCCACGAGTTCCGGTTGGTGATTTGCTGTACCCTATGGCATGAACGGACGGAGCCCCCGTGGTTCTCTCCACCGATGATCTTGTCCAAGCTATGGATCGGATCGCATCTCAACTGGCCGAGTGCATAACCCTATGTGAGTCTACTCTCGGAGGTGTGCCGACTAGTTCGACCCCTGAGATACGTATCCCTTACGAACTAAGGGACGTCGCCGCCACCTTCCAGGAGGCGATGAGGAAAGCTATGGTGAGATCGAACTTCTTTGACTCGGTCAATGACCAGTCGGATGAGGATGAGCCATAGATTGTGGTTGTTATCAACAGCTGTCCCCAGCCGATGAATCCCTTTTTCCAATCCTGGAGGAAGGTGTGGAAATGGACTGCACTACCAACCCAGATCAACTGTCGAAGGGGTTCTCCCGGACACAATCAGCGATAGGTCAGGAGCCGGAGGTAGAAGATGAAGACTAGATGAAAACTTCCGTCGAAGCTATTGACAACTCCGAAAGCAACTTGCCCCCGGGTTTCATTTACGCTATCGCTCCGATGGCACTAGTCTCTGATGACGAATGGATCATGAAGGGGGAAACGGAGCAGGCCAAGGCACAATGCGTTCCGAAGAACGCCAACTGAATCGATAGGCCACATTAGATCCTCAACGCTGCTGAGAATGCCAACGGCGATGGAGACCATGCTGAGTCCCACTAAgacaggaggagaaggtcgcgAGGTAGCAAGCAACGCACATGTCGCCCCCATAATCTTGAGCAGGAGTTCACCATGGAGTACGATGGACACAAGGTTTACATTACTCCAAAGGAGAACCTTGTCGCTGCCAACGAAAAGCTCGCCAAACTTATTCCCGACACTCCAGGATTTGCTCGAGCGCAAGCAATGGTCCAGACCGCCGTGACA encodes the following:
- the LOC117855361 gene encoding protein IQ-domain 26, whose amino-acid sequence is MRRVMRWLKHLLTGRKEEHKGLEANHAASDWSDGAEQKKRWSFAKRRKSGADGGARQPAVAAATAESRLVRLEEDVRATEEKAAVVIQKTFRGYLARRALRALRSLVKIQALVRGYLVRKQAAMTLHRLQTLMRLQADSIAVKNASYRKSVEQERIFAQEVRMKPPSTPAHRRRLSDSTESNYERSPRIVEMDTCHLRSRSSRMTSRYNPDHPSEYSRLAAPTPSCSPLPGGKQQPARLSFGRSAGHERDPRGSKTAQNTTRFAPSHDSSPANSVEHSLASSRTPLRASQWDRDALVSPRYMAGTASSAARTRCHSAPRQRLTTLPPAEAPGASVAARAGTSRRPCSHARGGGLCSQCSDAARTPDCSVISVSDEVARDYYLDSFW
- the LOC117855778 gene encoding probable pectinesterase 53, coding for MAVGNGARRRCHHGTAMPMPRARFLACIAVAVVALLAPPCGVAGHSRGMRPGRGGGGSAAPFPANATRAEMIERQFMEWVRYMGALRHSTFQHALARAFPSYSLVVDKNPAFGDFTTIQAAIDSLPAINLVRVVIRVNAGTYTEKVTISAMRAFITLEGAGADSTIVQWGDTADSPTGPKGRPLGTFNSATFAVNAQYFLARNITFKNTSPVPKPGATGKQAVALRVSADNAAFVGCKFLGAQDTLYDHSGRHYYKECYIEGSVDFIFGNALSLYEDCHVHAIARDYGALTAQNRQSMLEDTGFSFVNCRVTGSGALYLGRAWGTFSRVVFAYTYMDNIIIPRGWYNWGDPNRELTVFYGQYKCTGPGASYAGRVAWSRELTDDEAKPFISLSFIDGTEWVRL